The Acidovorax sp. RAC01 genomic sequence CGCCTGCGCGAACGCAAGGACCAGCTGGCCGGCACCATGTCGGGCGGCGAGCAACAGATGCTGGCCATGGGCCGTGCGCTGATGAGCCAGCCCAAGGTGCTGCTGCTGGACGAGCCTTCCATGGGCCTGTCGCCCATCATGGTGGACAAGATCTTTGAAGTGGTGCGTGATGTGTACGCCCTGGGCGTGACGGTGCTGCTCGTCGAGCAGAACGCCAGCCGGGCGCTGGCCATTGCCGACCGCGGCTATGTGATGGAGTCCGGCCTGATCACCATGACCGGCCCGGGCAACGACCTGCTCAACGATCCCAAGGTTCGCGCCGCCTACCTGGGAGAGTGAGGATACGGGGCAGGGCAGGCCTTGTCGCCCCCCAGCTGTGGCAGCGAGCGGTGCACTTCGCACCCTTCACGCGCCACAGCCGCCCAGCAAAAAGCCGCACAGCATTGATGCCGTGCGGCTTTTTTATGGGCGGGCAGTTCGCTGGTTGCGCTCGTTTGTCGCTACGTTCGCGATGTGCTGCCGCGCCTGTCTCGATCAGTACCGGTACTGCACGCCCAGCGTGGTCAGGTCCACGTCGGATTTGCCGTCGGCAAAGCGCATCTTGTGGCGTTCCCACTCCAGCACCGCTGCCCAGTTTTCATTGAATGCCCAACGCACGCCGGCACCGTAGCTCAGGCCAAAGCCGCTGTCGCTGCCGGTGGCTACGCCAAAGCCTGAATTGCCCGATGTACGGGTCCGGCTGTAGGTCGTGCCCAGCTTGCCGAACACATCGAACTGCTCGGTCAGCGGAGCCCGGGCCACCAGGCTCAGGTTCAGGCCCTGGGCGCGCGACGTTCCGCCGATGCGGTCGGCCCGGCCTGCATTGAGGTAACCCAGCTCGACCCCGAAGTTGGGATGAAAGTACCCGCCGGTATAGATCTTGAGCGCCTGGTCGGAGTCGTCGGACGGAAATCCTCCGGTGCCTGACCGCAGGTCGTACTTGGACTGACCGGCGCTGATGCCCAGGTAGCCTTGCTGGGTGTATGGAAGGAACGAATCCCGCTGCCCATTGGCCGTCATGGTGCTGCTGCGGGTGGTACCGCTGGTGCCAGCGGTGCTGTCCTTCGGGGTCTGTGCGCTGGCCAGGCTGCAGGCTGCAGCGGCCAGCGCTGCACAGGAAAACGCGCGAATCATGGAAGTCATGGAAACCGTCCTCGTTAGTGGTGTGGTGGGGTTCAGAGGTACGCGGGCCACTGGTGGACACCAGGGCTGCCCGGACCCCGCTCGTTCAATGTAGGCACCGTTGCGGCATGCCTTTGTGGGTGTGTGCAGCCGCTGCGTGTAGGACCTGCCCGGCGTGCAACCGGCAGCTTGGCGGGTGAGTGGCGGGTGCGCGACGGTTAAACTCGCGCCCTGTTATTTGTTTCAAATGCATGACAATTCCATGTCAGTGCCGTGTCTTTGGCCGGCCTGCCGTGCTGTCAGCCCACCGGGTTGCCACCTCGCCCCTCATGTGCTCTCGACGGGCGAGGCGCAGGCAGCTCGTCATTTCGCTCAGCGTCGATCAGGAGTCCGCATGTTTTTTGGAAAGCTGTTGCCCCGCGAGGGCAATTTTTTCGAGATGTTCAACCAGCATGCCGACCGCATCGTCGAGGCGGCCCGCGCTTTCTCACATCTGGTGGCTAACTACAGCGACCCGCATCTGCGGGACAAATACAACCAGGACGTGGACAACGCCGAGCGCGCCGCAGACCGCGTGACGCACGAGGTGAACAAGGCCATTCACAAGACGTTCATCACGCCTATCGACCGCGAGCAGATCCACACCCTGATCAACACGATGGATGATGTGGCCGACCTGATCCAGGATTCAGCGGAGACGATGGCGCTGTACGACGTGCGCCACATGACGGAGGAGATCACGCGCCTGACGGACCTGAGCGTCAAATGCTGCGAACGCCTGCGCGATGCCGTCAAGCTGCTCGACAAGATCGCCGACCCCGCCGTGGCCGAGGCTGCGCTCAAGACCTGCGAAGAGATCGACAAGCTCGAATCGGACGCAGACCGCGTGATGCGCAGCGCCATGAGCAAACTGTTTCGTGAAGAGCCGGATGTGCGCGAAGTGATCAAGCTCAAGGCGATCTACGAGCTTCTCGAGACGATCACCGACAAGTGCGAGGACGTCGCCAACTGCATCGAGGGCATCGTCCTCGAGAATTCCTGATCAGCCGGGCGAAGCAAGCATGGAAACCGCACAGACGGCCCTGTGGATCGTGGTGATGCTGGTGGCGCTGGCGCTGCTGTTCGACTTCATGAACGGGTTCCACGACGCCGCCAACTCGATTGCCACCGTGGTCTCCACCGGCGTGCTCAAGCCGGCCCAGGCCGTGCTTTTTGCCGCGTTCTTCAACTTCGTGGCGATCTTTGTGTTCCACCTCAGCGTGGCTGCCACAGTGGGCAAGGGCATCGTGCAGCCGGGCGTGGTGGACACCCACGTGGTGTTCGGTGCACTGGTCGGCGCCATCACCTGGAACGTCATCACCTGGTACTACGGCATTCCGAGCAGCTCCTCGCATGCGCTGATCGGTGGCATCGTGGGCGCCGTGATTGCCAAGGCGGGCGCTGGCGCCCTGGTGTCCACGGGCATCCTCAAGACCGTGGCGTTCATCTTTGTATCGCCGCTGCTGGGGTTTGCGCTGGGCTCGCTCATGATGCTGGCGGTGGCCTGGATCTTCAGACGGTCGCGGCCGAGCCGCGTGGACAAATGGTTCCGGCGGCTGCAACTGGTATCGGCGGGGGCTTACAGCCTGGGGCATGGCGGCAACGATGCGCAAAAGACGATCGGCATCATCTGGCTGCTTCTGATCGCGACCGGTTACACGGCTGCATCGGATGCCTCGCCGCCCACCTGGACCATCGTGAGTTGCTACGTGGCCATCGGCCTGGGCACCATGTTCGGTGGCTGGCGCATCGTCAAGACCATGGGCCAGAAGATCACCAAGCTCAAGCCCGTGGGCGGGTTCTGCGCTGAAACGGGGGGCGCGCTGACGCTGTTTCTGGCGACCACCCTGGGCATTCCGGTGTCGACCACGCACACCATCACGGGCGCCATCGTCGGTGTCGGCTCCACCCAGCGGGCCAGTGCCGTGCGCTGGGGCGTGGCGGGCAACATCGTGTGGGCGTGGATTCTCACCATCCCCGCCAGTGCGTTTGTGGCAGCTGTGGCCTACTGGATCAGCCTCACCATCTTCTGATGGGGGAGACTGTTGCCTCTGGCTATTTTGCTATTTTATTGATAGCTATCAGGCGTTGATCGACAAGCGCTAGAGGGCAATAACGCCGTATTTCTGAGCCCAAGTGGCCAAAAGACCAAAAAAAGGGACGCTAGCCGCGTCCTTTTTTGTTTGCGCAGGGCCCAGGCGGACCGGCCGATCACTGCGAAATCTTGCGCGCCTCTTCGATCTGGTATTCAAAGTAGCGCTGGAAGCTGAAGGCAATGCTCGCCATCAGCACGGCCGTGCCCATCATCAGCGACACGACGATGGCGCCAACGGTGATCCAGTTGGTGCGGCCGGGCGCTGCATCCAGGGCGGCCGAGGGGTTGTAGCGCGCATTCCACTTCTCTGGCGTCATCAGGGCATACAGGATGCCGCGCAATGCACAGCCGGCAATGGTGAAGCCCAGAAAGGGAATCAGCATCCAGCTGAAGTGGTCGTCCTGCCCCCACTGCTGCACGCGCTGGATGCCGTACACGCCAAGCGCGGTGGGTATGGGCAGCAGCCAGCCCAGCATGTCGCCTGCACCGTGCAGGTAAAAGCGGTGCAGGCCCAGCGGCCCCCCCACGAAAGCAAGCCAGGCGGCGACGGTTTTGTTTTTCATGGTGCCAATTGTCATTCAGGCGCGGTGGTGTCGCCTTCGCCCAGGACTTTCTCCATCAGAACGATGTCGCGCCAGGCACCGAACTTCCAGCCCACCGACCGCATGACCCCCACGTGGGTGAACCCCAGGGCCTTGTGCACGCCGACCGAGCCCAGGTTGGCCGAGTCGCCAATCACCGCCAGCAGCTTGCGAACGCCGGTGGCTTCGGCCTGCGCGATCAGTTCGGTCAGCAACGTGCGGCCCAGGCCCATGCCGCGCGCTTCTTCTGCGATGTAGATGGAATCTTCGGCCGAGAAACGGTAGGCCGGCCGCGGCTTGAACCAGTTGGCATAGGCGTAGCCCAGCACCTTGCCATCACCTTCGGCCACGAGCCACGGCAGGCCTTTGGCCAGCACATCGGCGCGCCGGGCCTGCATGTCGGTTTCGGTGGGCGGGTCGATCTCGAAGGTGCCGGTGCCGTGCAGGACATGGTGGCGATAAATGGCGGTGATGGCAGGGATATCCTGGTCGGTGCTGGCGCGGATGGTGGGCTTCATTGGGAAATGGATATAATCGCGGGCTTTGCAGCGTGTCGCTGGCCGGGTGGCCATGTCGCGTGTCTCAAGCGTTGCGAATAATGGTTGCGAACACTGTGGCTCAAGGCGA encodes the following:
- a CDS encoding outer membrane beta-barrel protein, producing MTSMIRAFSCAALAAAACSLASAQTPKDSTAGTSGTTRSSTMTANGQRDSFLPYTQQGYLGISAGQSKYDLRSGTGGFPSDDSDQALKIYTGGYFHPNFGVELGYLNAGRADRIGGTSRAQGLNLSLVARAPLTEQFDVFGKLGTTYSRTRTSGNSGFGVATGSDSGFGLSYGAGVRWAFNENWAAVLEWERHKMRFADGKSDVDLTTLGVQYRY
- a CDS encoding DUF47 domain-containing protein — translated: MFFGKLLPREGNFFEMFNQHADRIVEAARAFSHLVANYSDPHLRDKYNQDVDNAERAADRVTHEVNKAIHKTFITPIDREQIHTLINTMDDVADLIQDSAETMALYDVRHMTEEITRLTDLSVKCCERLRDAVKLLDKIADPAVAEAALKTCEEIDKLESDADRVMRSAMSKLFREEPDVREVIKLKAIYELLETITDKCEDVANCIEGIVLENS
- a CDS encoding inorganic phosphate transporter → METAQTALWIVVMLVALALLFDFMNGFHDAANSIATVVSTGVLKPAQAVLFAAFFNFVAIFVFHLSVAATVGKGIVQPGVVDTHVVFGALVGAITWNVITWYYGIPSSSSHALIGGIVGAVIAKAGAGALVSTGILKTVAFIFVSPLLGFALGSLMMLAVAWIFRRSRPSRVDKWFRRLQLVSAGAYSLGHGGNDAQKTIGIIWLLLIATGYTAASDASPPTWTIVSCYVAIGLGTMFGGWRIVKTMGQKITKLKPVGGFCAETGGALTLFLATTLGIPVSTTHTITGAIVGVGSTQRASAVRWGVAGNIVWAWILTIPASAFVAAVAYWISLTIF
- a CDS encoding NINE protein, with the protein product MKNKTVAAWLAFVGGPLGLHRFYLHGAGDMLGWLLPIPTALGVYGIQRVQQWGQDDHFSWMLIPFLGFTIAGCALRGILYALMTPEKWNARYNPSAALDAAPGRTNWITVGAIVVSLMMGTAVLMASIAFSFQRYFEYQIEEARKISQ
- a CDS encoding GNAT family N-acetyltransferase, which codes for MKPTIRASTDQDIPAITAIYRHHVLHGTGTFEIDPPTETDMQARRADVLAKGLPWLVAEGDGKVLGYAYANWFKPRPAYRFSAEDSIYIAEEARGMGLGRTLLTELIAQAEATGVRKLLAVIGDSANLGSVGVHKALGFTHVGVMRSVGWKFGAWRDIVLMEKVLGEGDTTAPE